The genomic segment ACTTTTGTACAAGATTCAACTAGGAGGATCTGATCAATTTTACTTAAActaccataataaaaaattaatataaccaAATTTTAAGATatgaaatatctcattttaaattcCTGATTAGATTTTATAATCTTTGTTATAATATTTgataaagaatacaaataacatcTTAGGTTTCAAGGTGGAATTTATAACCTCTCACATAATGGCATTATACAGTTAGCTACTCATcatcttaatttctccctcactCATCCTTAATAAGTGTATGTGTGAAATCATCTTGAAatgacaaactgaaaaataagatttctgttaaaattttgattttcagaGTCAACATTACTTACTGTGAAATCTAGAATTTTGTAcaatattatttcatatatactAATGAATTTTAAGATAAATACCTTCTAGATGATAAGCTTTTCAGATGCAGTAATGAAGAATCCAGATCAAAGCAACCTGATTGTGCCTTTCTTTGAGGAACCTAAGATTAAAATAATCACTTGTTAAGtttcaaaagaatttcaaaaaaaaaaaaagaaaaaagaatttcataagactgtaatttttttcttgaattgacagaacaattttcaaatgaaagctaagtgtatcttaaaaaataataaaacctctCCTAACAGCTTATTTAAAATCATGCTTTTTATTACATACTGTCCCTATGTCCTCATTTTATTAACTAGtttgaaaaaaacagatgattaataAAAGCACTTTTActaggttttgattttttttttttggccgagcttgtgggatcttagttccctgaccagggattgaacccagaccacagcagtgaaagtactgagtctaaaccactggaccaccagggaacatTCTAGGTTTTGATTTTGTAAGAACTAGAACCAGTTTTTTCTAAAACCAAATCTTACGTGGAATACCAATACATAATATAATAAGACTTTTACTTTACATACTTCTGTATTGAGGGGGGTAGCAATAAATGATTTATAGCTTTacaataaaagggggaaaaaagaattaaatggtgATGGGAGCCTGGGGTCCTGTCAGCTCTACTGTTCCTTTACCCATCCCTACCCGACCGCAGATTTCTAGGAATCCTGGCTGGGGCTTTACAGAGAATAGGTTTGAAAAATACTACTCTGGATTTTCAACCACTATTGTATACCAAATTACGTTTAAGACAAACCACAACTAGctcaaaataatctaaaaatgaaaGACCCAAGTGTAAATTAAAGGTAAAAATCACATATAACATGCAAATTAGAAGGATTTGTCTCTAGAattaatgttaaatatatataaagtatctaTCTGAGTGATTGGTCTGATTTGTGACTAAGAAACAGATGATACTGACAGTCTAAACAACCTCAATATTTTTGAGAGCAGTACAAATGCACCATGCTATATTCTGTAGTCAGAACTTAATGTGAAATTTTCAATCCAAATTCTCATGTCTTCAATTCGGGAAAGTTTTCTACTTTCATTTCTTCTAATACTGCATTTTCCTTATTCCATCTAGTCTTCCTTTTGGAATTTCTATTAGGCTTATATTGaacatctcattttatcctccagGGCTGTTTCATATGTTACCATTTCCCTTGCCTTCTGTACTTTATTCTAGGTGCTTTCTTAGTATGTGTCTATCCATTGACTACATCTCTATTTAGCTGATTCCACTCCACCATTTAAtccatctgtatgtgtatgtgcatgtgtgtgtacacttcaattatattttttcatatttttaatttctatttttctaatccCACATGTTCTCTTATCTCAGTTCCCTGTCTTTATCTTCATTTATCTcttggaacattttaaaaagaattactttCAATTCTCTTTCAAGTTGCTATGATAACAGGATTCCTAAATATGAATTCTCCCACTTCTTGCTCTTGCTGATTCTTTTaaggcagtggtccccaacctttttggcaccagggaccagtttcacgGGAGATAAGTCttccacggggtgggggggggagagggggttcACGCAGAATTGAGAGTGATGAGGGgcaatggggagtggcagatgaagcttcattcACTCACTGTTATTGGTCCATGGCCCCGGGGTTGGGGATTTTAAGGTGCTTTGTAATTTTAATTCACCTGAGATCATCTTCAGCAAGAGTTATCTTCCATGAAAATAAATCCTTGGTGTCATGGGTTACAGATGTGGGATAGTTTCACATTTTCTCATAGACAGCACAAATTCGGAACCCCCTACCCATGGGTGACTTAGGCTTAGGTCCAAATTCTTTTGGGGGCTTCTTTTCCCAACTACTCTATATCTCCCTGTCACACCCTTAAGTAAATAGGTGagttttcttctcctctcccatTTCTAAAATGGCTGTCCTTCTCTGTTTCTGGCTTTATGGAGTTTGGTTTTAGGCCCCAGCTATGATCAATGTAGACCTGACTCCTGATCCAGCAAGAGCACTATATCAGATTTAGATATCCCAGAAGGTAATAATTTGCCCCAAGTTAGTATTTGGAGATTTATCTTTCTTGCTCCTACACTGTATTATGTATTGAGAAGATGTGTTAATATTTTATCCAGGATTTCTGTGTTTGGGAAACAGGAAGGATCTTCTTGTATCAACTCAGTCCACCATATTGAACAGAAGTCTGTAGTGCTTTTTACACCAGCATGATGTTGCAAGTTTCTTCCTGATCACTTAGGAATTTCGAAAGCACCTCATAGGCAGGTCAAACATTTGgggttattttaaattgtttggaATTCAACTTCTCTCAAATAAACACCTAAGTTCCAAGTTACAAATCTAGATCTCTTACTCAAGAATTATTTTTTGAACATATGCCAGATACTGTATGCTCTGAGTTTACTTAAAAAActcacataaaaacagaaattatctTATGTCAGTagcaaaataaacatgtttttagTTTGCTAGATTATTGACTACTTACCTCTGGTTTAATTGAAATGGCAGCTCTAGCAACTAACCATCAATTCTTACCATATGTCAGGAACAATACTAATCATCCTCCCAACACTAAGGTGGACATCATCACCCCCttcttacagatgaggcaactgaggctcacagGTAATATTTCTCAcctaatgtcacacagctagggTGAAGTCAGTATGACTCCAAAATGAGGCTCTTCATCATCACAGTCaatctataaatttatttgtaaatgcaGAGTGGGAAAACTTACATGTCTCAAAATAAGATGATTAACTGTACGGGTCCCAAGTCAAAGACAGCCACAAATTTGATTCCTAGATGATCCAGCTGGTGGTGTCAACTAGCCTCAGTACTACAATACAAATCTATTTATAGGAAATCCACTTAACACTAAGTATTTTCCTTACGTTTAGTAAGAATTAATATGCTGGACAAAagaatttcagagaaattttATAATCCTAAtacaataaattcatttttattcatttttctgccctTTATCCACATTAACATTTAGCTATCAAatgtgtgaaaaaatattttaccactGGAAACTTATTTTgaaggtatttaatttttttcagttaaaatttggataaaatgatttgcaaacattttacatgttttgtaattctaaacataaaataagagaaaaacacttACAGGACTGGAAAGAAGAGGCAATCCAGTTCGAGGATGAAAGGCTCTGGTTGAGGTTCCATCCAAGGAATGAAAATTATGTTTCTGCCAGACACTTGAGTGTTTAAGTGGTATAGTTCTCTGCTAGGAAAAGAATTAGATTTTAATGGtaatgtttaagattttttttgtttttagatttattcTTAATATGTACTGAGGTATTACATTCTTGGTGGTAAGACTAAAGACCCATCtttctatacacacatatatatacactttaatCAGAAAACAGCGTTCAAGGACTTTTTCTAAGATGCTGCATAAACTCAAATATTCTAAAGAAAGTATGTCCAAAAACAACTGCCTTatcaacatatttataaatactcAGTCTAACATCTAGTAAGATAATAttcaattcttttaatttttgaaaaaaacaactcagaaaaaaatagtataatattctaaaatataaaactatgtcAATAGCAAGAGCCattctcaaaaaatataatttggtaCAGCatgatacaaaaatataaatgtgaattttaaagtaTACTTAACACAGTCACAGTACCATATTTTTGAAATGATATAAGAAATAGACTAATTCTTAAGAATTTAGGCAAGTTTATACCCAGAAAtcaaaaattcataaaaacatgaataaaaatcagaaaagactAATTGGGGTCCTGGCTCTACCATTAACTAGCATTATGACCtcgggcaaattacttaacctctccaggCCTAGagtcctcatttgtaaactggCATTAGTAATAGCACCTAATAGTGTAGTGAAAAGATTTAGTAAGCCAACATGTATAAAACATTCATAAGAGTGCCTGGGCACATGGTAAAtactttataattatatttaaaaggagCATATGAAAAAACAAATCTTAGTGGCTTGAAAAATATGGTCAAAGTCTCCCCATTAGGTACCAGAAAGGATCATGAAAAGCTAGTATTCTTAAGGCCAGGGTAGGTTTTTGTGACAATTATAGTTTTAGGAAATTGGAAACTGTCATTTGATTAAACCCATGCGTTAGAGGAGATCTTCTGTTGAAAAATATTAATTGGGAAAGGCATAATTTTAAGACTCTAATGTCCAGCAAAACCAATTTGTATGATAAAAAAGATGAATCAAGGTCATTCAGATTTGGATCAAGGCAATTAAGTAGTTTTCAATATAACTGAGATATAAATTTGTGATCCTTCttggagaaataaaatttaacgagaaataaaggaataataattttctaaagttaaaaaGTGGTTTGGTGGACAGtcaaataaaatggaattaactTAAATATCTTTGATTTATTGAAGTGCattaaacatttacaaaatgtttaaatatctATAATTTATCACCACAACTATAAGCAAAAGAGAttcatcattcttattttaaaatcaaggaGACTGAGGGTTTTAGAAGTTAAGTGATTTATTCAGTTTCACTCAAGGACCAAATTGTCAGGACTGGAACCTAGGTATTTTGACCAACAGCCCAGTGATTTCACTACAGAGATTCCTAAAATCCTTAGCTGAGCAGTGGCATAACACAATGGGCACACTGCTTGTACTAGGCCACAGCTGCTAACAAACAATACATTAAGCTAATGATACAAATTTCATTTCTGACTTCTACTCTCCAGCAACTGTTCATAgtattgaaataaacaaaaaaaggggCAACAGGAAGAATTTACCTAGCATTTGCTCTTAAGTGGGTGGGTTATTTACAAGGATATTAATCACTAGCTCTGCAGCAAGTTTATTATATCAGACAGTGTGTTCTGTAGATAATGGGCACGGTGGGCCTTTATAATTAGATCTCCTGTAAACAAGATTCAAATCATAACAAATGTTTGAGGATTATATTTGAAATGTTAGATATTACTTACCAAcacctctttatttttcagtCGTTCACACATAGACAAACagtctttcatattctttctctGAGAACAGCTTAGAGATTTTTCATCAATTGGATCTTCTTTCTTATCCTGTTCATTTTTCGATTGTTCTGGCTTTTTGCATTTGAAACCTTCAccatctttattgagataattttCTATACTATTAAGTTGAGTATTTTGTTCACATGACTTAGGTCTTTTAGAGTCTTTATTTGAGCACTCATTTTCATGTTTGTTCAAATAACCAGACACTTCCAATacagtaacttttatttttgagtcatttttttttgaattatcaAACTGGTAATTGTTAAAAGATTCCGGATTAtaactttcatttattattattttgtccttaTGCTTATTTGTGCAAATCTGTTTGTCAATACTGTTACAATTTGAATACTGTTTATCGATTTCATTGTTAATTTCTTGCTCCTTAAATTGACACTGAGAAAGAGTGTTTTCCAATCTGATTGTCAAATCTAAGTTATTTTCTTTGCAATGAGACATATTTGAAGGACTTGTTAAACCAGTGGCTTTGTTCTGTGTCTCTCGAAATGTACTTTGGATTTCACTAGGATTGTCCTGATACAGATTTCTTCTTGTTTGAAGTTTCAAAGAAGGCTTGACTTTACTACTGcatttaaaagaactaaaatatttattaggtacTAAGTTTTTCCCTTCACTGATGTCATCTAACAAGGAAAGTTTTGTATTAGAAATGGAAACAGAGGCATCATCCTTgttttctttcaacaaatttttGTCTTCATAGGAACTCCTAAACACTTTAGAAGGAACTGAACTGGAATCCTGCATATTGAATGATTGCCGGGGCATATGAGATGCCGTTAGATCAATATGCTCCAAGTGCTGAGCAATCCTTGCAATGACATCTTGCCGTTCCTGGAGTAAAGAGCTTATCAAAGGATTAGTCTCACCAACAGACTGACGAGAATGAAGACCATTAGAGATGCAAGTGTCACTTCGAGGAGTTTCTAGTTTTCCTCGAATTTTCCCTTCATTGGTGTCTTCTGAGGAGGTGAGCTCTGGACTACCAAAAGAAATGGAGaatgtttctttacattttttcacattttcattttcctgtgaaACCCAGAAAAGTTTTGAATTAAGTGAACTAGATTCTTGTGTATTAAGTGGATGTCCAGAAACATGTGAAGTGCTTGGATCACAGTGAATCAAATGCTGAGCTATTCTTGCAATAACTTCTTGTCGCTCCTGAATTAAAGAGCCTATTAAAGGATTAGTCTCACCAACTGACTGCCAGGAACTCTGGCGGCTAGATTCACTGGAATCAATcactgaaaatgattttaaagttcTCACTGATGTTTCATGTGGCTTTTTATCTCCTATACCACTGAAGCCCAGAATATTGCCTTGAGATGTTCCATAGTCAGCTTTACTGCTAGTGCCCAGATACAGTTTGACATTTTTGACAGCTGCAGTATATTCTGGAGTTGTGCCATTTTTTGCATGTAATATTATGCTTTCGGGTGCCATGGTCCAAGTTTGTTTGCTACACAGACGTTGTGAACTGTTTGTACTACATTGTTCTGCTTCAGTAGAATTTCGGTGCTGATGGGTTTTGAGTTCATGTTCTTGAATTCTTTTCTCATAAAGGCCAATATTAGTGTGAATACTACAGGTCAAAACGGGATAATTAGATTGTCTGGGCAAGGACTGAACGCTGACTTTCAAGGCCACGTTGTGAGAAACATTGGGAACAGGAAACACATGTTCAATTGGAGtctgtgaaaaattccactgTAGGTCTACATCAGCAGCACTGATTCTAGAATCAcgcagaaaaaaatggaatcaatGGATTATAAAACATCaccattatatattatttaaaaatttttaaagttatatactTACCTTTGTTTGCATTAATTACTATTGAGATCTTATTTTAACCTACTTTACCATGCACGTCATTCCAACAAAACCAACATAAATAGATTATGCCTGGAATAGGGACAATCTTCTTTTTAAGAACACTATTCTACTAAAGCattaaagttcaaaaatattgtcatttaaaattaattgtcaaaacagaaaaaaaggacttTCTGTTTACTAGTAAATAAACAGATTCAGGTAATTTAATTGTGCAAGGTGATTAAGAGATACTCTCTATCTCATGGCCACTTACCTAAAGAGACAGTTATTTAGCAGCCTGTGTGTTTACAGTTTCCAAGATCTAAAAATTAAGTAAGTCTACTATTACGGAAATTCAACAGCCCAGAAagtttttccactttatttataATGGTGGTACGTATTTATTGTTGGTTCTCTAAAGTAAGCTTAAAATTTCTCTGAAAACTATGCTACACTAAATTtaaaccaagaaacaaaattcATATTGAGTCATATCTAAATTTCTCTAACTTGTTTAGAAAAAAACTTCAGTAAATTTTGTCCACTTATatttagaaatgaaggaaataaacttcttaaaaagtaaaataccaCTCAGTAGCTAACCACTGTAGCTGAATATACACTGTCCTTTTTCTGCCTTAGACATACCTGTAAAGAATATTTCGTGGAATAGCACCATGAGAAACACTCAGCCAAGCACTTAAttgagaaaaaaacacaaatgagcGGACAGCCAATAGGAGAGTCTTCTCTTCAATAAATCGATCGCCACTCctaaggaaagtaaaaaaaagcaTCATCTAAATGTCAGCAAGTACAAAATGACTGAATTTTAGAAAGACAGAAGCTGAAATAAACATTTCGGTCAGGATATGTGCTTTCAAGAGTATAGGAGTGCATTTACCAGTGTCACTTGAAGTCACATAAGTACTAAACATGTAAATTTTACTACATAAATAGAGGGATTCaaagatatatattattaaaataatttatagaaagTAATAGAAAACCTGATTTTCCAAGGACAACTTCAAACTCAGTTCAACTTACTGTCGAGGAACTGGCTCCAATATCCATCTCTCTAATAATAACGCATCTTGCTTGATTGCAGGATCATTTAGGTCAATTCCTTCTATGGTGGGCCCATCATCACTGTAGCAGCAGTCTGGTAGTAGCATCACTTCCACCATGATTGGAAGGTTATTCTTCCACAGCAATGCAACCTCAGACCTAGTTCGTCTGGCTTGGCGACACTTGGAGAAGATGCAGATAAGCAAAATGGCTCAACAGCCCAcccaattttatatttaaatttgaaaagtaaaattgtaaAGCAGACATCTGTATGAAAATGAGTTGCCTACTGCAGGGCTTTGCTCAGGCTTGTCTGTCTATTTAGGTTTCCTCATTAAACAATGCATCAGCACCATGAGCTTTAGAGTGTGGGGATTAGTAGCAAACAACAATTACCATGCAAATTTTCTTGGGGGAGGATATCTTTGCTCTATTTTGTGGAAAAAGAACTACCATGCACAATGTCTGACAGGCCTCAAGATGGCCCAGCCTTGCCTCATTTGTTAATTATATCATTAATTATAGAGGAAAGAGTCATTCTAAGAGCAAAATATCAAAAACTGATTTTCATTAAACACTCAAAATAGACAAGAttttataagtttaaaattttggatTACATTTGAGAAACTAACTGGGAGAAAAATCCTTACAGCAAATTATATGCTACATaccaaaataaatacttttaacaGTATTGTACAAAAACATTAATGATAGCAAAAAGTATTCTCCCATTAAAAAGGGGAGGGATATAAGAGGGAAACTGATTAGTGTAGGGAAGATAATTACGAACATCAATCTACTAAATAGATAAGAACACAAAGTCGATGAACCAGGGCTGAGATTAAAACTAAAGAAAGCTAATTCATAGTAACAAAGATAAtcttaaaattgtgtgtgtggaGGCAGGTATGAAACTGGCACCCACCTGCCTGCAGATGGAAAAGCTATCTACTGTGCCTTCAAGAGCCTTTGTTTATGGGTCAAAGTTATAGCTGTGGTTCAGGATTAGtactttttctttatgttatGACCAATTTTATACTTAAATGTGAACATTATAATTGTGATGTAACAAAGGTGATGGCAatttaaattagtttatttaaaagaaagataaaaagca from the Hippopotamus amphibius kiboko isolate mHipAmp2 chromosome 2, mHipAmp2.hap2, whole genome shotgun sequence genome contains:
- the ATOSA gene encoding atos homolog protein A isoform X6 — protein: MVFSGNKGLHREDTLDEYFEYDAEEFLVSLALLITEGRTPECSVKGRTESFHCPPAQSCYPVTTKHECSDKLAQCRQARRTRSEVALLWKNNLPIMVEVMLLPDCCYSDDGPTIEGIDLNDPAIKQDALLLERWILEPVPRQSGDRFIEEKTLLLAVRSFVFFSQLSAWLSVSHGAIPRNILYRISAADVDLQWNFSQTPIEHVFPVPNVSHNVALKVSVQSLPRQSNYPVLTCSIHTNIGLYEKRIQEHELKTHQHRNSTEAEQCSTNSSQRLCSKQTWTMAPESIILHAKNGTTPEYTAAVKNVKLYLGTSSKADYGTSQGNILGFSGIGDKKPHETSVRTLKSFSVIDSSESSRQSSWQSVGETNPLIGSLIQERQEVIARIAQHLIHCDPSTSHVSGHPLNTQESSSLNSKLFWVSQENENVKKCKETFSISFGSPELTSSEDTNEGKIRGKLETPRSDTCISNGLHSRQSVGETNPLISSLLQERQDVIARIAQHLEHIDLTASHMPRQSFNMQDSSSVPSKVFRSSYEDKNLLKENKDDASVSISNTKLSLLDDISEGKNLVPNKYFSSFKCSSKVKPSLKLQTRRNLYQDNPSEIQSTFRETQNKATGLTSPSNMSHCKENNLDLTIRLENTLSQCQFKEQEINNEIDKQYSNCNSIDKQICTNKHKDKIIINESYNPESFNNYQFDNSKKNDSKIKVTVLEVSGYLNKHENECSNKDSKRPKSCEQNTQLNSIENYLNKDGEGFKCKKPEQSKNEQDKKEDPIDEKSLSCSQRKNMKDCLSMCERLKNKEVLQRTIPLKHSSVWQKHNFHSLDGTSTRAFHPRTGLPLLSSPVPQRKAQSGCFDLDSSLLHLKSLSSRSPRPCLNIEDDPDIREKPFLSSSAPPITSLSLLGNFEESVLNYRLDPLGIVDGFTAEGVITLESLGKRGYRVPPSGTIQV
- the ATOSA gene encoding atos homolog protein A isoform X5; amino-acid sequence: MVFSGNKGLHREDTLDEYFEYDAEEFLVSLALLITEGRTPECSVKGRTESFHCPPAQSCYPVTTKHECSDKLAQCRQARRTRSEVALLWKNNLPIMVEVMLLPDCCYSDDGPTIEGIDLNDPAIKQDALLLERWILEPVPRQSGDRFIEEKTLLLAVRSFVFFSQLSAWLSVSHGAIPRNILYRISAADVDLQWNFSQTPIEHVFPVPNVSHNVALKVSVQSLPRQSNYPVLTCSIHTNIGLYEKRIQEHELKTHQHRNSTEAEQCSTNSSQRLCSKQTWTMAPESIILHAKNGTTPEYTAAVKNVKLYLGTSSKADYGTSQGNILGFSGIGDKKPHETSVRTLKSFSVIDSSESSRQSSWQSVGETNPLIGSLIQERQEVIARIAQHLIHCDPSTSHVSGHPLNTQESSSLNSKLFWVSQENENVKKCKETFSISFGSPELTSSEDTNEGKIRGKLETPRSDTCISNGLHSRQSVGETNPLISSLLQERQDVIARIAQHLEHIDLTASHMPRQSFNMQDSSSVPSKVFRSSYEDKNLLKENKDDASVSISNTKLSLLDDISEGKNLVPNKYFSSFKCSSKVKPSLKLQTRRNLYQDNPSEIQSTFRETQNKATGLTSPSNMSHCKENNLDLTIRLENTLSQCQFKEQEINNEIDKQYSNCNSIDKQICTNKHKDKIIINESYNPESFNNYQFDNSKKNDSKIKVTVLEVSGYLNKHENECSNKDSKRPKSCEQNTQLNSIENYLNKDGEGFKCKKPEQSKNEQDKKEDPIDEKSLSCSQRKNMKDCLSMCERLKNKEVLQRTIPLKHSSVWQKHNFHSLDGTSTRAFHPRTGLPLLSSPVPQRKAQSGCFDLDSSLLHLKSLSSRSPRPCLNIEDDPDIREKPFLSSSAPPITSLSLLGNFEESVLNYRLDPLGIVDGFTAEVGASGVFCPTHLTLPVEVSFYSVSDDNAPSPYMGVITLESLGKRGYRVPPSGTIQV
- the ATOSA gene encoding atos homolog protein A isoform X3; the protein is MKPDRDTLDEYFEYDAEEFLVSLALLITEGRTPECSVKGRTESFHCPPAQSCYPVTTKHECSDKLAQCRQARRTRSEVALLWKNNLPIMVEVMLLPDCCYSDDGPTIEGIDLNDPAIKQDALLLERWILEPVPRQSGDRFIEEKTLLLAVRSFVFFSQLSAWLSVSHGAIPRNILYRISAADVDLQWNFSQTPIEHVFPVPNVSHNVALKVSVQSLPRQSNYPVLTCSIHTNIGLYEKRIQEHELKTHQHRNSTEAEQCSTNSSQRLCSKQTWTMAPESIILHAKNGTTPEYTAAVKNVKLYLGTSSKADYGTSQGNILGFSGIGDKKPHETSVRTLKSFSVIDSSESSRQSSWQSVGETNPLIGSLIQERQEVIARIAQHLIHCDPSTSHVSGHPLNTQESSSLNSKLFWVSQENENVKKCKETFSISFGSPELTSSEDTNEGKIRGKLETPRSDTCISNGLHSRQSVGETNPLISSLLQERQDVIARIAQHLEHIDLTASHMPRQSFNMQDSSSVPSKVFRSSYEDKNLLKENKDDASVSISNTKLSLLDDISEGKNLVPNKYFSSFKCSSKVKPSLKLQTRRNLYQDNPSEIQSTFRETQNKATGLTSPSNMSHCKENNLDLTIRLENTLSQCQFKEQEINNEIDKQYSNCNSIDKQICTNKHKDKIIINESYNPESFNNYQFDNSKKNDSKIKVTVLEVSGYLNKHENECSNKDSKRPKSCEQNTQLNSIENYLNKDGEGFKCKKPEQSKNEQDKKEDPIDEKSLSCSQRKNMKDCLSMCERLKNKEVLQRTIPLKHSSVWQKHNFHSLDGTSTRAFHPRTGLPLLSSPVPQRKAQSGCFDLDSSLLHLKSLSSRSPRPCLNIEDDPDIREKPFLSSSAPPITSLSLLGNFEESVLNYRLDPLGIVDGFTAEVGASGVFCPTHLTLPVEVSFYSVSDDNAPSPYMGVITLESLGKRGYRVPPSGTIQVTLFNPNKTVVKMFVVIYDLRDMPANHQTFLRQRTFSVPVKQEMKRSVNKENIRHTEERLLRYLIHLRFQSSKSGKIYLHRDVRLLFSRKSMEVDSGAAYELKSYTESPTNPQFSPRC
- the ATOSA gene encoding atos homolog protein A isoform X1, encoding MVFSGNKGLHREDTLDEYFEYDAEEFLVSLALLITEGRTPECSVKGRTESFHCPPAQSCYPVTTKHECSDKLAQCRQARRTRSEVALLWKNNLPIMVEVMLLPDCCYSDDGPTIEGIDLNDPAIKQDALLLERWILEPVPRQSGDRFIEEKTLLLAVRSFVFFSQLSAWLSVSHGAIPRNILYRISAADVDLQWNFSQTPIEHVFPVPNVSHNVALKVSVQSLPRQSNYPVLTCSIHTNIGLYEKRIQEHELKTHQHRNSTEAEQCSTNSSQRLCSKQTWTMAPESIILHAKNGTTPEYTAAVKNVKLYLGTSSKADYGTSQGNILGFSGIGDKKPHETSVRTLKSFSVIDSSESSRQSSWQSVGETNPLIGSLIQERQEVIARIAQHLIHCDPSTSHVSGHPLNTQESSSLNSKLFWVSQENENVKKCKETFSISFGSPELTSSEDTNEGKIRGKLETPRSDTCISNGLHSRQSVGETNPLISSLLQERQDVIARIAQHLEHIDLTASHMPRQSFNMQDSSSVPSKVFRSSYEDKNLLKENKDDASVSISNTKLSLLDDISEGKNLVPNKYFSSFKCSSKVKPSLKLQTRRNLYQDNPSEIQSTFRETQNKATGLTSPSNMSHCKENNLDLTIRLENTLSQCQFKEQEINNEIDKQYSNCNSIDKQICTNKHKDKIIINESYNPESFNNYQFDNSKKNDSKIKVTVLEVSGYLNKHENECSNKDSKRPKSCEQNTQLNSIENYLNKDGEGFKCKKPEQSKNEQDKKEDPIDEKSLSCSQRKNMKDCLSMCERLKNKEVLQRTIPLKHSSVWQKHNFHSLDGTSTRAFHPRTGLPLLSSPVPQRKAQSGCFDLDSSLLHLKSLSSRSPRPCLNIEDDPDIREKPFLSSSAPPITSLSLLGNFEESVLNYRLDPLGIVDGFTAEVGASGVFCPTHLTLPVEVSFYSVSDDNAPSPYMGVITLESLGKRGYRVPPSGTIQVTLFNPNKTVVKMFVVIYDLRDMPANHQTFLRQRTFSVPVKQEMKRSVNKENIRHTEERLLRYLIHLRFQSSKSGKIYLHRDVRLLFSRKSMEVDSGAAYELKSYTESPTNPQFSPRC
- the ATOSA gene encoding atos homolog protein A isoform X4; the protein is MVFSGNKGLHREDTLDEYFEYDAEEFLVSLALLITEGRTPECSVKGRTESFHCPPAQSCYPVTTKHECSDKLAQCRQARRTRSEVALLWKNNLPIMVEVMLLPDCCYSDDGPTIEGIDLNDPAIKQDALLLERWILEPVPRQSGDRFIEEKTLLLAVRSFVFFSQLSAWLSVSHGAIPRNILYRISAADVDLQWNFSQTPIEHVFPVPNVSHNVALKVSVQSLPRQSNYPVLTCSIHTNIGLYEKRIQEHELKTHQHRNSTEAEQCSTNSSQRLCSKQTWTMAPESIILHAKNGTTPEYTAAVKNVKLYLGTSSKADYGTSQGNILGFSGIGDKKPHETSVRTLKSFSVIDSSESSRQSSWQSVGETNPLIGSLIQERQEVIARIAQHLIHCDPSTSHVSGHPLNTQESSSLNSKLFWVSQENENVKKCKETFSISFGSPELTSSEDTNEGKIRGKLETPRSDTCISNGLHSRQSVGETNPLISSLLQERQDVIARIAQHLEHIDLTASHMPRQSFNMQDSSSVPSKVFRSSYEDKNLLKENKDDASVSISNTKLSLLDDISEGKNLVPNKYFSSFKCSSKVKPSLKLQTRRNLYQDNPSEIQSTFRETQNKATGLTSPSNMSHCKENNLDLTIRLENTLSQCQFKEQEINNEIDKQYSNCNSIDKQICTNKHKDKIIINESYNPESFNNYQFDNSKKNDSKIKVTVLEVSGYLNKHENECSNKDSKRPKSCEQNTQLNSIENYLNKDGEGFKCKKPEQSKNEQDKKEDPIDEKSLSCSQRKNMKDCLSMCERLKNKEVLQRTIPLKHSSVWQKHNFHSLDGTSTRAFHPRTGLPLLSSPVPQRKAQSGCFDLDSSLLHLKSLSSRSPRPCLNIEDDPDIREKPFLSSSAPPITSLSLLGNFEESVLNYRLDPLGIVDGFTAEGVITLESLGKRGYRVPPSGTIQVTLFNPNKTVVKMFVVIYDLRDMPANHQTFLRQRTFSVPVKQEMKRSVNKENIRHTEERLLRYLIHLRFQSSKSGKIYLHRDVRLLFSRKSMEVDSGAAYELKSYTESPTNPQFSPRC